A portion of the Symphalangus syndactylus isolate Jambi chromosome 13, NHGRI_mSymSyn1-v2.1_pri, whole genome shotgun sequence genome contains these proteins:
- the ZNF14 gene encoding zinc finger protein 14 isoform X2 gives MDSVSFEDVAVNFTLEEWALLDSSQKKLYEDVMQETFKNLVCLGKKWEDQDIEDDHRNQGRNRRCHMVERLCESRKGSKCGETTSQMPNVNINKETFTGAKPHECSFCGRDFMHHSSLNRHMRSHTEQKPNEYQEYEKQPCRRKAVGKTFSYRHCFRKRERTHTRVKPYECKQCGKAFIYYQPFQRHERTHAGEKPYECKQCGKTFIYYQSFQKHAHTGKKPYECKQCGKAFICYQSFQRHERTHTGEKPYECKQCGKAFSCPTYFRTHERTHTGEKPYKCKECGKAFSFLSSFRRHKRTHSGEKPYECKECGKAFFYSASFRAHVVTHTGARPYKCKECGKAFNSCNSCRVHERTHIGEKPYECKQCGKSFSWSISLRLHERTHTGEKPYECKQCHKTFSFSSSLREHETTHTGEKPYECKQCGKTFSFSSSLQRHERTHNAEKPYECKQCGKAFRCSSYFRIHERSHTGEKPYECKQCGKVFIRSSSFRLHERTHTGEKPYECKLCGKTFSFSSSLREHEKIHTGNKPFECKQCGKAFLRSSQIRLHERTHTGEKPYQCKQCGKAFISSSKFRMHERTHTGEKPYLCKQCGKAFRFSSSVRIHERSHTGEKPYECKQCGKGFISSSHFRLHERTHMGEKV, from the coding sequence ATGTCATATGGTTGAGAGACTCTGTGAAAGTAGAAAAGGTAGCAAATGTGGAGAAACCACTAGCCAGATGCCCAATGTTAATATCAACAAGGAAACTTTTACTGGAGCAAAACCACATGAATGCAGCTTTTGTGGAAGAGACTTCATGCATCATTCGTCCCTTAATAGGCACATGAGATCTCACACTGAACAGAAACCAAATGAGTATCAGGAATATGAAAAGCAACCATGTAGACGTAAAGCAGTTGGGAAAACCTTCAGTTATCGCCACTGCTTTCGCAAACGTGAAAGAACTCACACTAGAGTGAAGCCCTATGAATGTAAAcagtgtgggaaagcctttataTATTACCAGCCATTTCAAAGACATGAAAGGACTCatgctggagagaaaccctatgaatgtaagcaaTGTGGAAAAACCTTCATATATTACCAGTCTTTTCAAAAACATGCTCATACTGGaaagaaaccctatgaatgtaaacagtgtgggaaagcctttataTGTTACCAATCTTTTCAAAGACACGAaaggactcacactggagagaaaccctatgaatgtaagcaaTGTGGTAAGGCTTTCAGTTGTCCCACATACTTTCGAACTCATGaaagaactcacactggagaaaaaccctacaaatgtaaagaatgtggtaaAGCCTTCAGTTTTCTCAGTTCTTTTCGAAGGCATAAAAGGACTCAtagtggagagaaaccctatgaatgtaaagaatgtggaaaagccttctTTTATTCTGCAAGCTTTCGAGCACATGTagtaacacacactggggctcgaccttataaatgtaaagaatgtgggaaagccttcaacTCTTGTAATTCCTGTCGAGTGCATGAAAGAACTCATATTGGAGAAAAACCATATGAATGTAAACAATGTGGTAAATCATTCAGTTGGTCCATTTCTCTTCGATTGCATGAAagaactcatactggagagaaaccttatgaatgtaaaCAGTGTCATAAAACCTTCAGTTTTTCAAGTTCTCTTCGAGAACACGAAACAacccacactggagagaaaccctatgaatgtaaacaATGTGGTAAAACCTTCAGTTTTTCAAGTTCCCTTCAAAGACATGAAAGGACTCACAATgcagagaaaccctatgaatgtaaacagtgtgggaaagccttcaggtGTTCAAGTTATTTTCGAATTCATGAAAGGTcacacactggagagaaaccctatgaatgtaaacaGTGTGGAAAAGTTTTCATTCGTTCCAGTTCCTTTCGACTGCACGAAAGAacacacactggagagaaaccctatgaatgtaaactATGCGGTAAAACCTTCAGTTTTTCAAGTTCCCTTCGAGAACATGAAAAAATTCACACTGGAAATAAACCTTTTGAATGTAAGCAGTGCGGTAAGGCCTTCCTTCGTTCCAGTCAAATTCGATTGCATGAaaggactcacactggagagaaaccatatcAATGTAAACAGTGTGGAAAAGCCTTCATTTCTTCCAGTAAATTTCGAATGCATGAGAGAACTCACACGGGAGAGAAACCCTATCTATGTAaacaatgtgggaaagccttcagattTTCAAGTTCTGTTCGAATTCATGAAAGgtctcacactggagagaaaccttatgaatgcAAACAATGTGGAAAAGGCTTCATTTCTTCCAGTCACTTTCGACTGCATGAAAGGACTCATATGGGAGAGAAAGTCTAA